From one Streptomyces sp. NBC_01478 genomic stretch:
- a CDS encoding pyridoxal phosphate-dependent aminotransferase: MEFRQSSKLSEVCYEIRGPVIEHANALEEAGHSVLRLNTGNPALFGFEAPEEIIQDMIRMLPQAHGYTDSRGILSARRAVAQRYQTLGLEVDVDDVFLGNGVSELVSMAVQALLEDGDEILIPAPDFPLWTAVTTLSGGKAVHYLCDEQADWYPDLDDMAAKITDRTKAVVIINPNNPTGAVYPKEIVEGILDLARRHGLMVFADEIYDQILYDDAVHHSAAALAPDLVVLTFCGLSKTYRVAGFRSGWLVVTGPKQHAKNYLEGLTMLASMRLCPNAPAQYAIQAALGGRQSIRDLTVPGGRLHEQRNVVWEKLNEIPGVSCVKPKGALYAFPRLDPKVHKIHDDEKFVLDLLLREKIQVVQGTGFNWPTPDHFRILTLPYADDLEAAIGRIGRFLGGYRQ, translated from the coding sequence ATGGAGTTCCGGCAGTCGAGCAAGCTCAGCGAGGTCTGTTACGAGATCCGCGGTCCGGTGATCGAGCACGCCAACGCACTGGAGGAGGCGGGCCACAGCGTCCTGCGCCTGAACACCGGCAACCCCGCGCTCTTCGGCTTCGAGGCGCCCGAGGAGATCATCCAGGACATGATCCGGATGCTCCCCCAGGCTCACGGCTACACGGACTCGCGCGGCATCCTCTCGGCCCGTCGCGCGGTCGCCCAGCGCTACCAGACCCTGGGTCTCGAAGTCGACGTGGACGACGTGTTCCTGGGCAACGGCGTCTCCGAGCTGGTCTCCATGGCCGTACAGGCACTGCTGGAGGACGGCGACGAAATCCTCATCCCCGCCCCGGACTTCCCGCTCTGGACGGCGGTGACGACCCTCTCCGGCGGCAAGGCGGTCCATTACCTCTGCGACGAACAGGCCGACTGGTACCCCGACTTGGACGACATGGCGGCGAAGATCACCGACCGCACCAAGGCCGTCGTCATCATCAACCCGAACAACCCCACCGGCGCCGTCTACCCCAAGGAGATCGTCGAGGGCATCCTCGACCTCGCCCGCCGACACGGCCTGATGGTCTTCGCCGACGAGATCTACGACCAGATCCTCTACGACGACGCCGTGCACCACTCGGCCGCGGCCCTCGCCCCCGACCTGGTCGTCCTCACCTTCTGCGGCCTGTCGAAGACGTACCGGGTGGCCGGCTTCCGCTCGGGCTGGCTGGTGGTCACGGGCCCGAAGCAGCACGCCAAGAACTACCTGGAGGGCCTGACGATGCTGGCCTCCATGCGGCTGTGCCCCAACGCGCCCGCGCAGTACGCCATCCAGGCCGCGCTCGGCGGCCGTCAGTCCATCCGCGATCTGACCGTCCCCGGCGGGCGACTGCACGAACAGCGCAACGTGGTGTGGGAGAAACTGAACGAGATCCCCGGGGTGTCCTGCGTGAAGCCGAAGGGCGCCCTGTACGCGTTCCCGCGGCTCGACCCCAAGGTGCACAAGATCCACGACGACGAGAAGTTCGTCCTGGACCTGCTGCTCCGGGAGAAGATCCAGGTGGTCCAGGGCACCGGCTTCAACTGGCCCACCCCGGACCACTTCCGCATCCTCACGCTGCCGTACGCGGACGACCTGGAGGCCGCGATCGGGCGGATCGGGCGGTTCCTCGGCGGGTATCGCCAGTAA
- a CDS encoding winged helix-turn-helix transcriptional regulator — translation MSPRRSYDQYCSAARALDLVGDRWTLLIVRELLAGPRRYTDLHADLPGVSTDVLASRLKDMERDGLTTRRRLPPPGAAYVYELTGRGRELLPVLQALGAWGAPELGERRPTDAVRAHWFALPLLRALEGEGLVEVQLEEGEFHVFVGEDEGGPVYGEGLAPREPDARLVLGVETCTAVAQGELSLPDAVRAGRVEVSGEGTLAKALREA, via the coding sequence ATGTCACCTCGCCGAAGCTACGACCAGTACTGTTCCGCGGCCCGGGCGCTCGACCTCGTCGGCGACCGCTGGACCCTGCTGATCGTCCGCGAACTCCTCGCCGGCCCGCGCCGCTACACGGACCTGCACGCCGATCTGCCGGGTGTCAGCACGGACGTACTCGCCTCACGGCTGAAGGACATGGAGCGGGACGGGCTGACGACGCGGCGGCGGCTGCCGCCGCCCGGTGCCGCCTACGTCTACGAACTCACCGGCCGGGGGCGGGAGTTGCTGCCCGTGCTGCAAGCCCTCGGTGCCTGGGGTGCGCCCGAGTTGGGCGAGCGACGGCCCACGGACGCGGTGCGCGCGCACTGGTTCGCGCTGCCGCTGCTGCGGGCGCTGGAGGGCGAGGGACTCGTCGAAGTCCAACTGGAGGAGGGGGAGTTCCATGTGTTCGTGGGGGAGGACGAGGGCGGCCCGGTCTACGGCGAGGGGCTCGCGCCTCGGGAGCCGGACGCCCGGCTGGTGCTCGGCGTCGAGACCTGTACGGCCGTCGCCCAGGGGGAGTTGAGCCTTCCCGACGCGGTGCGCGCCGGACGCGTGGAGGTCAGCGGCGAGGGCACGCTGGCGAAGGCGCTGCGGGAGGCCTGA